AAAATAAATCTTGATAATGAGAAATGAGTATAAAGCTTTACTAATTGGCTTTTTAGCAGTTGTTGTTCTCGACACAGTTGGTTCTATTGCTTCCAATCAATTTGATTTCAATTACAACTTATTATGGCCAGGTTCATATTTGATATATGGAGCAGTATCATTCCAAGTGACGAAAAGATCTCAACTTAAAAAGGGAATTTTGTTTTCTGTAATAACGGGGTTATTTGATGCAACTATAGGTTTAACAATTTCAACTTATCTGCAAGCTAACATTGGCTTAGAGCATGAGATGACTACAGGCTATTGGGTTATTGCAGTATTGGTAAATTCTGTTTTTGTTGCAATTGTTGGCTTGATAGCAGGTAGAATTGCCATTTGGAAAAATAAAAATAGAATAAATGCCCAACAAGTTGCATAAGCATTTGACGGACAACGGCCTAGCAAGACTCATACATTTGACGTTCCAAACAATCACCAACTTCACTCATAACTTAAAATAATTTGTAATTAATAATTCGAACAAAGCTGCATAATAAAAAAATCACCTACCTCCTATTTATTATAATCCCCAAAATATATTCACCAGCAAATACCCTAAAAATCTATTATAAATTTCAATAACGTTATATGAAAAATCCCCTCCTCCTACTCGTCGCCTCTTTCTGTTTAATGAATTGCCAATCTCCTCAACAACAAACAGAAGAAAAAGCTGCTATACATGAGTCTGCAGAGCAAGCGGCAACTGTTGAATCAGGAAAAGTTACTGCTACTAATCACCAAACTACTGCCACGGAATACATTGACTGGAACAGCATTAAAATCAACAACCTGCTTCCTCTTGATGCAAATACCAAGGACCTGGAGAAGGTCTTAGGGAAAGCTGACAGCACTGTTACGCCAGATTACAAGAACATTTGTAATAATTGCCACTTTTGCACAGAACAAATACCCGCATTCAAATATGTTTATGTGAAAGGGGTACATTTTGAACAACTAAAGGACAGCCTCATTTTTTGGTCAGCAGACTTTACCTTAGATAAGTCTTTGTTTCTACAGAGCGGCAAGCTGCGGTTGGACCACCGGACTACGTTGCAGGAAGTAGAAAAACATTTTCCGGAGGCAGTGAAAGGACTAACCAAAGAAGAAACTACAGATTGGATAAGAATCTCGCCTTCCAAGCAACTAACAGACGGGAGCTTCCTTCTGGAATTTGGCAAAGATGGGCTATTAAGAAAGTTCTATTACCATTTCCCTTGTTAAAGCAAGCCTACTAACTTCGCCACAGGTGTTCTAATCTCTGTCATAGGTAGAAAGAAGAACACCAGGCGCAACTGAACAATGTCAAACCTTCTCCTTCAACTACCACATGTTGGCTACCAAAAACCAAAAGACGTTGTCGCTGGAACAACAGGAAGAACTGCTCCACACCTTAAAAACCCGGTTTGAAAAAAACATGGACCGGCACTTAGGCTTTCATTGGGCGGTCGTTCAAGCAAAGTTGGAAGCCAGTCCTGAGAAACTCTGGTCGCTGTATGAAATGGAAAGAACCGGCGGTGAGCCAGACGTGGTAGGCTTTGATGACACAGCCGGCCACTATCTCTTTTTTGACTGTGCTGCTGAAAGCCCCAAAGGCCGCAGAAGTATATGTTATGACCGCGAAGGGCTGGAGTCCAGGAAAGAACATGCCCCGGAAAACAACGCGCTGGACATGGCCGCGGCTATGGGCATTGACCTCTTAACCGAGCAGCAGTACCGCCAATTGCAGCAACTGGGCAACTTTGACCTGAAAACTTCCAGCTGGGTACAAACTCCTCATGGGATTAGGAAACTGGGGGGGGCACTCTTCTGTGACCGCCGGTATGACCATGTTTTTACCTACCATAACGGAGCACAATCTTATTATGCAGCCAGAGCCTTTAGGGGCCTGCTAAAGGTGTAGTCTTTTCATAAAAGCAATGGAAGGTTAACCATCTGGCAGCACAAATTTATTTCCAAAACAGTCAGTTAAATAAGGGGATCCTGAATGTGCCACCAGGTTGATACAAGGTGGGGCAAACGGCAAAAAAGGTAGTAATGCAGGCTGCTCAAGTTTGATTTTCTATTAAAGTATAGGTGCTTCCATAATAACCGCTGCCGCTCGTGAAATATATCACCAAGACCGTTTGGGTTCTGTCAATTGTGAGTCTGCTCACAGACACCGCCAGCGAAATGCTGTACCCCATCATGCCTATCTATTTGAAGACCATTGGTTTTTCTGTGGTTCTCATTGGGGTGCTGGAGGGCTTTGCCGAAGCGACCGCCGGGCTAAGCAAAGGGTATTTTGGGAAGCTATCAGATACCATGGGCCGGCGGGTGCCTTTTGTACAGTTGGGCTATGGCTTGAGCGCCCTGTCTAAGCCTATGATGGCCCTCTTTGTATTTCCCTTCTGGGTGTTTCTGGTCAGAACGCTGGATCGGTTCGGGAAAGGGATAAGGACGGGCGCCCGTGATGCCCTGCTTTCAGATGCGGCTACACCGTCCACCAAAGCCAAGGTCTTCGGTTTTCACCGGTCCATGGACACGCTGGGCGCGGTCTTGGGTCCCAGCTTTGCCTTGCTCTACCTTTACTATTACCCGGAAGACTACAAGACCCTTTTTTACATTGCGTTTATTCCTGGCTTGCTGGCCATTCTGGCTACTTTTTACCTAAAGGAAAGTACGGCGCCTGCAGCGAAGCCCAAAGCCTCTACCCCGTTTTTCTCCTTTCTTCATTACTGGAAAGATAGTCCAGCCCCGTACCGAAAAGTGGTAGCGGGCTTACTGGCGTTTACCTTGTTTAACAGCTCAGACGTTTTTCTTTTACTGAAAGCCAAACAAGCCGGGTTAGATGACACCATGGTCATAGCCATTTACATTTTTTACAACCTGGTGTACGCCCTGCTGTCTTTTCCGCTGGGTATCCTAGCTGATAAAATCGGCTTGAAACCCATCCTCCTGCTTGGGTTTGCCACCTTCGCTGCCGTATATGCGGGCATGGCCATGAATGCGAATGTGTACCTGTTCTTCGGGTTGTTTTTCCTGTATGGGTTTTACGCCGCAGCCACTGAGGGGATTTCCAAGGCCTGGATCTCCAATATCACCCTAAAAAAGGACACCGCCACCGCCATTGGCACCTATACCGGGCTGCAGAGCATCTGTACCATGCTGGCCAGTTCCCTGACCGGGTTTGTCTGGTTCCAGTTTGGGGCCACCGCCGCCTTTATCACTACTGCGGTAGCCACCTTGGTGGTACTGTTTTACTTCTTCACCGTTCCTGCCCCGCAACCCATTACCGAAGAAACTCCCACCTAAAATGACAACATTCTTCTGCTGGGCCAGTAAGAATTAGTAGCGTCCTTACTGCTTCTCTAAACCATGTCTATGTGGTCTTAGAATATAGGGCGATGCCTGCTTTTCAAGGAACGTGGTGCCTTAAGTTGATGGCCCTTGTCTCTTTTGTTGCTTCATCTTCCCCTCCCTCCTATTTTTTCTTATTACCAATGAAAACTAATATGGGAAACACTGATAGGGTGATCAGGGTGGTGATGGCCATCATCTTTGCCATCCTTTACTTTACCAATATCATTGGCGGTACCATGGGCATTGTATTATTGGTGCTTGCGGCCGTTTTGCTCCTCACCAGCCTGGTGGCATTTTGCCCCTTATATGCTTTGCTGGGGTTCTCCACCTGCCCTGCCAAAAGGATTTAGGAACTCTCAGGTAACGTGTTTTGCGTTTCGGGGCCGTTTTCCTAAAAACAGCCCTAAAACGCAAAAAGGGATGCCCGCCATAGCGGGGCATCCCTTTTTTAAACTCTTCTTTTACACTTTTCCGGTTACCGGGTCAAAATCAGTTTTTGCCGGTAGAACTGGTTGTTCACGGCCACCTCACAGACGTAGATTCCCGCGTCAAGGTCCTGTCCGTTCAAGGAGAGTTGGTGCGCTCCTTTCTCGTACTGTTGCCCGGGTATATGGTGCACCACCTGTCCGTTCAGGTTCCAGTAGTTTAACGCTTACCTCAGATGCCTCTTTCAGTTTCACCTGTACCGTAGCAGACCCTGAAAATGGATTAGGCACCACCTTAAACAATTGGCCTGCGTCTTCTTCCGCTTCGGCTGTCATCATGGAAGCAGGTAAAGGGCCTATGTACATTGGTCGCATCATGTCATGGTCTTCATGCGAGAGGACATGGCAATGCCAGGCGTAGAGCCCTTCTTTGTCAAAGGTTGCCACCAGCCGGGTCACCTCGCCGGGCGCCACCGGATAGGTATCTTTTCTGCCGGCCTGCCCCGGCTCTGGCAGCATGAGCGGTCCTTCCAGTTGCACATTAGACAAAGCTCCGGTTTCCTCATTCACCGTCCCGGAAAATTTCTGGTTGCTCAGTATCCTGAATGAGACCAGGTGGAGGTGAATTGGGTGCGCATCGGGGGTCAGGTTATAGATCTCCCAAATTTCAGTGCTGTTCAGGTCCGGATTCTCCGTGATAGGATCATGGAATTCCATAGCTCCCCCCTCCATAGTGCCCAGCATTGGCAAAAGCCTGCCGTATTCGTCTTCTCCTTCAAACAAGATAAGTTTTCTGGTTTTGGTGGCGGTGGGTACTTTTGCCAAAGGCTTGTTAAAACTTGGTGGCACCGGCGTTAAGGGGTAGGCAGGGTTAAGGTCGAGGTTCACAGCAAAGGCCATAATCTGCGCCTGGCTGTCATCTGCGTCTACCGGGTCACCGTTCGGGTAAGGGGTGCTGGCATCATTCGTGAAGATAATGGTTTCGTTTTTCAAGGCAGGATCAGAGAAATCTATGATGACTTCTTTCCGCTCGCCGGGGCGATCAGGAGTTGCTCCTGCAGGATTGGCTGGGGCAGCAACCCGTGGTCTGAGGCAATCTGCACCATTTTCACACCCTTGGTCAGCTTTAAGTTATAAAACCTGGAGTCTGACCCATTCAACAACCTAAAGCGGTACTGCCGGGGCTCTACCTGCAAAACGGGCCATGCCTTCCCATTCACTAAAATGATATCGCCAAAGAACTCTGGTAAGATGCTGGGTGCACCCACGCCTTCTTCCTCCGGTTCTGAAGGGTAGAACAACTGGCCCTCTGCGGTAAACAGACGGTCCTGGATAGCCAGCCCAATGTCATAAGGCGAAGCGGGCAAGCGGTTGCTTCGCCGGAGCCCTTCTTCAAACCCATCGGTGAGAAGATAGAAGCCAGCCAACCCGGCGTATACGTTCAGGCGGGTAATGCCCAGGGCGTGGTCATGGTACCAGATGGTGGCGGCATCCTGGTTGTTTTCATAGAAATAGGGAATTTCCTCCCCTTTTCTAAAGGTGGGGCCTTTGCTTTGCGCGTAGGGAGTATACCAGGCCTCGGGCAGCCCGTCACTGGCGGATTCTGTATGGCCGCCGTGCAGGTGGGTCACTGTAGGCACCCCCGGGGTAGCAGGATTGGCCCACCTGATGGACTGGTCTACCGGCAATAAATGCGATAACGGGTTCCCGTTGGCATCTACCAACCGGTTGAGCCATTTCACATACAAGGGTTTCCCTTTGGTGGCGAGAATGGTGGGGCCAGGGTATTGGCCGTTGTATCCCCAGACAGTAGTCAGGACGGGGTTCCCAAAGGCATCTTTCAAACCCAGGCCAAGATCCTGCTGAAATTGGGAAATGGTCATGGTGATGGCTTGCCTGCCAGAGGCAGAAGTGGCATTGATTACCGAGGGAATAGGCAGCGGATTTACAAACCTAGGCACTGCCTGAGGGTCTAAGAGTTCCTGCGCCTTAAGTGGCATCAGGGCGAGGAAACATCCAGCCAGGAAGAAGATAGCCCCCCTAACCGGGAATAAGTAAAAAGTCTTCATTGTTCACCATTGATTTAGTTCCGTGGGAAATTGCGGCAGACTTCAGGGGGGCTCCTCTTTTGTGCAGAGGACAAAGGGCATTACAAAGGAAAAACCTTTGTGTTATATTTAAAATGATTTAAATCATATAACTTTTTTACGGGATTTTTTTCAAATGAGCTAATTCTCTGGAAGATGGATTAATTAGACAGGTTCATACTCTTGCAGGTAAAAAAGTGCAAAAGGAAAACTACCCTGTGGCCAAATCTCGTACATCACAACCTATATTACCTGTTCCAGCAATAAAAGAAAGGCTGTTATTTGGGAGCTTAAGTAACTGAAATGAATGGTTGCCCGCCAGCCTATTTGTAACATTTGCGTTTATGGCCTGTTTTCTCAGACATAGGGTAAAACTAATTTTCAAATTGACAGTATGTGCCTGTTAGGGACAAGCCCAGCACCAGGCCTTCAGTAACTCTTTTAAAGGGTAAGACAGCCTAAAAACTGGAGCTTTTTACCGTTTTGTGCTTTTTGTTTTATTGGCTTATCTTTAGGTATGGTTTAATGGGCTAAACCGGCAAAAAGGAAAGGTTCTTTTGTACTCAGGATTAATACTTTTCCAAAGGATTAGTCTGGGAGTGGCATATAATATTTTCTGTTTTTTTCGGTTATAATTTCAGGAGCCTATTCACCTTAAGAAGAAAAAAGATTTGATATAACTAATACCTCACCTCTATCTCTTTGTTTCCTTATTGGATAGCCATCTCTTCTGGGTGGACAGACGGTTTAGTCATTCTCTGATTTCTTCTCTAAAAAGTTTACCCTACTAGGTATCATTTACTTTTTTTAAGAAACCGGATGCATTCCATTAAAAGTTGTCTGCTCATCTTTCTGCTGTTACTCTGTACCGTTACGCTGGTAGAGGCTGCTTGCAGTGTGAACATAACGCCCCTTAGCCCAACACCCGTCTGCCAGGGCACTAGTGTTCTTTTAACCGCAAACGCAACCTCCGATCCGGCAGGGGATACGTTTACTTACCAATGGGTCAAAGATGGGGTTGATATTCCTAACGCTACCCAATCAACGTTCAGCGCCACGGCTTCAGGCAATTACCTTGTAAGGGTATCCAGCAGCAGTAGCCCGCCATGTACGGTTTCTTCAGTTCCGGTTACGGTCACCGTTAATCCCATTCCTGCTACCCCAGATTTTATCACTAACCCCACCACAGCTCAGTGTTCTGGTTCACCCATACAGTTTACGGTCACTAATCCTTCTCTTAACACCTCCTATGTCTGGGACTTTGGTGACGGTTCTACCACTGTTGGCACATCCGTAAGCCATACCTATACCGCTATTGGGGCTGGATCAGTAAATTTCCCGGTAACCGTCTATGGTGTTAGTCAAGCAGGTTGTCGGTCGGCCAATAACTCCAGGTTTGTCACTATCAACAGAAAGCCAGGTTTTACCGCCCCCAAAGACAGCAGCAACTTCCAGGTGTGCGTGGAGGAAAAGGACACCATCAAGGTAAAGGCCTCGCTTCTGAACAATACGCCCGTTCCTAATGACATTACCCAGTATATTGTAGACTTTGGGGATGGCGCAGGACCTAAAGTATTTTTGCCAGATCAATTCACCAGTACCACCCCTATCCGGAATTCCGTTCCTTATGATACCACCGGTGCCTTCAAGATTACCATCAGGGCAATTGGCGCCAATGGCTGCGACTCTGTTTACACCAAAGACTTTAAGATTGACCGTAAACCCAAGGCAGATTTTGACGCCCGGTCTGGCAAGAAGCGACTTATAGATAATCAATGTACTCCGGTCATTATTGCTATTCAAGACACCTCCACCGGTGGTAATCTTACTTACCGGTATAGAGTGACCAACAGTCAGGGACAGCCACCCAGTGGCTTTTCTTACATTCAAGGGACAGATTCCACGTCCAGAGAACCCGTTCTTAGGTTTGACATTGAAGGCCGCTATACCATCAGGCTCATAGTATCCAACTCCTGTGGCCAAGACACGGCAACCCAAAGTGCCTTGATTGCTCGGCCGGAGGTCATGCTCTTTGCTGATTCTACCGTTTGCGGGCCCGCCACTATTTTATTCGATGCACAAAAAGTAGAGTATGATATAAATTTGGGGAAAGTTGAAAAAAGCTTCGCATGGTCTGTAAGCCCCAATACCGGGGTAACGTTCGTGAACGGCACCACTGCGGCCTCTAAATTTCCGGAGATCAGGTTTGGCTCCCCGGGCACGTTTAAGGTTACCGTGATCACAGAAAACGAATGCGGAAACTCCCGAGACTTTGAAATGTTCCCTGCAGAAGCCACCATTACCATTAACCCCTTACCTACGGCGGTACAGTTTACGGCCAACAGTGTCACTATCTGTAACGGAGATAGTACCACCATCAGGCCCAGTGGCCCGGGCACCAGTTTTGAGTTTTATACCCAGGAAACGGGCGGCACCAGCCTCTTCTCTGGCCGCGAACTTAAAACTACAGGCCTGTCCACTACCACGGTGTACTATGTGACGGCCAAGAATACCCAGGGCTGCGAAAGCCCTACCCGCACCCCATTCACGGTGAACGTGGTGCCTGCCATCGGTAACAATACCATTTCACTTACCAAAGCGCAGGAAGAGATTTGCGCCGGAAAACCTTTCCCTAGGTCTATCACGGGTACCACCCCTACCGGCGGGGGCGGCACGGCCTTTACCTATACCTGGCAAAGCAGCACTACTGGTCCTTCGGCTGGTTTCGGCCCTGCATCTGGTACCAGTACTCCGCCTAATTTCACTCCCAACGCCTTAACTGCTACCACTTGGTTCAGGAGGATTGTGGCCACCGGTTCCTGCTCGCCAGACACCAGCAACGTGGTCATGGTGAACGTAGTGCAACCTCCCGCCAGCAATACCATTTCTATTGCGGGCAAAGACAAAGCCACTATTTGCCAAGGCAATAACGCCCCCCAGATCACGGGTTCGCCCAGCGGTAATTTCACTGTGATCTGGCAAGGCAGTACCACCAGCACTACGGCAGGGTTCAGTGACATTGCCGCCTCACGGGGTATGACAGACTATTCACCGGGTGCCCTTACCGCTACCACCTGGTTCCGGCGCATACTAAGCACTACGGCCGGGGGCTGCTCAGATTCATCAGCGGTGGTGCAGGTAGTGGTTGTTCTGCCTATTGGCCCCAACACCATCCAAAGCGACCAAACCCTTTGCTCTACCACTTCGGCCCCAGCCCCGTTAATTGGCTCTACCATTACAGGCGGCGGAACGGCAGCTAACCGGACCATTACCTGGGAAAGCAGCCTGACAGGGAACGCCAATGACTTTACGCCTATTACCGGCGCCAATGCCCAGAATTACACGCCGCCTACCCTAATCCAGACCACCTATTTCAGGCGAACTATCCGGTTAGTGGAAGGTGATTGCGCCCCCAGCATCAGTAATGTAGTCGTGATCACGATAGTGCCGCCTATCACAGGCAACTCAATCTCGGCCACTCAAACCAATGTATGCCAGGGAGCCATGGTCATGCTGACCGGCACCACGGCGGCTGGCGGAAACGGGGAGTTGGAGTACCTCTGGGAAAGCAGTACCACCAGTGCCACCACGGGCTTCACGCCTGCCCCTAGCACGGCTACCAACCCTAACAACGGGCAGAACTACACGTCGCCTTTCATTTCACAAGATACCTGGTACCGAAGAACAGTCTTATCAAAAGGTACCGCATGTCCGCCAGACCTGTCTAATGTGATTGCCGTCACCGTGGAGAAAGCGCCTGCTACGCCTACGGCGGAAGCTCCCAATGTGCAAACCTGTCCGGGCGTTCCGGCTACCTTGCGGGTAAGCAACCCCGTGGCGGGCGTCACCTATGAGTGGTTTACCCAGCAGATTGGCGGCACCCCTGTCTTCTCAGGCCCCGAAGTGAAAACCGGTCCGTTGTCTTCAGATGCCACCTTCTATGTGCAGGCCGTGAGTAGTAACCAGTGCAAAAGCATTAACCGGGCCTCTGTGAAGGTGACCGTGGTGCCAATTGTGGCCAATGCAGGACGTGATACCACTATCATTCAGGGGCAAGCCGTACCGCTGCGGGCAACGGGCGGAACTACCTATGTTTGGACCCCAACTACCGGACTTAGTAACCCTAACATTGCTAACCCTATAGCTACGCCAACGGTGACCACCACCTATACCGTTACGGTTTCCTCTACGGCGGGCTGCGAAGCCACCGATGAGATCACTATTACCGTGCTGCCGCGCATTAAAATAGTAAACACATTCAGCCCGAACCGTGACGGCATTAACGAGGTCTGGGAAATTGAGAACATTGAAAACTTCCCAGAGGCCACGGTGGAGATCTTTAACCGCTACGGCGCCCAGGTGTACAAATCAACGGGCAATTACGTGCCCTGGGATGGTACCCACAACGGCAGTCCACTGCCCCTGGCTACTTACTACTACATTATCCGCTTGAACAAAGATGACAAACCTTTCACGGGCAGCGTCACCATTATCAGATAATCCCATGACGAAGAAGATAGGTGCCTTTTTGCTTTCGCTGCTCCTGACTGCTCCCGCCTGGGCACAACAGCGGCCACAGTACAGCCAGTACATGATCAACAGCTATTTGCTGAACCCGGCCATTACCGGCATGGAAGACTACACAGACGTGAAGATTGGAACCCGCCAGCAATGGGTGGGCCTGGAAGGCGCGCCAAAAACCTATTACGTAAGCGCCCACACCCCCTTGAATAAAGCCTTGAAAAGCGTGCGGGTACAGGGAAAGGGATTGAGCAGCACGCGGACCGTCAACCAGAACCGCTTTGTGCAGGCCTACCCGCACCACGGCGTGGGCATTCAGGCCATTAGAGATAAAACCGGTCCCTTGAGCCGTACCAGCGTCAACCTGACGTATGCGTACCACCTGCCCATCACTAGGACCGTAACGGTGGCTATGGGCGCCAGCGCGGGGCTTCTCCGGAACAGCTTTAATGCCAGCGAGGCTACGTTTACCAACCCCAATGACCCGGCCATTACCAGCGATTACATTAACCGCAATTACCTTGATTTTGGGCTAGGCACCTGGATTTACTCTAACCAGTTCTTTGTGGGCCTGGCCGGGGCGCAGCTCATTAAAAGCGACCGTGACTTAAATTCAGGGGAAGAAAAGATTACCAGTGCTGTGCTGCAGAGGCATTACGTGGGAACAGTGGGCTATAAGTTCTCCGTAAGGAATGACCTTACCTTAATCCCCTCAGTGCTGGTGAAAATCACCGACCCCAGCCCCGTTACCCTGGACTTTAACCTGCGGGCCGTCTACGCCGACCGCGTGTGGGTGGGAGGTTCTTACCGCAACAAAGACGCGTTTGCCATTATGACCGGCGTGAACATCAGCCACATCATGGATGCCAGCTACTCCTATGATTACAACACCTCACCCCTAAACATCGCCAATACCGGTTCCCATGAGATTGTGCTAGGGCTAAAACTCTTCAACAAAGGCAAAGTCATCTGTCCCCGCTGGATGCACTAATCTTAAGTTATTTTTATGGAAGCAAAACAAAAGCCTGTCTATCACGGACAGGCTTTTGTTTTGAAGGTGTTTTCCAGAAAACAGCCCCGAAATGCAACACTAATTAATCACTGAAGACTCCCCCCTTGAGGGGGGCGAATGGGGGTGTTTACTCATGAGAGCACTTAAGAGCAAATCACTTAAGGTATTTCTGCGCCAATGAAAAAAAGCTATTGGCACAGACACTCGTAGTAGTTGCGCACACTACGAGGTCTTTGGAGTTTCCAGCACTACCTCTTTTGCTCTCTGGCTCTTCCGGATTTGTAATCCCCGGCGGTGTACCCGGTCTTGGTTCCTGGCTCTCGGCAGGCGGATTGCAAATCCGCTTTTCCATCGTTCGGGATTTCAAATCCCGAACAGCACAGTTATAAATAATATAAAACGGAAGTAAATCCGCGCCATAGAATTGCTTAAAAAACCTTCTGCTTTTATAACTATTCCGCCCGCCGTTCTTGGTTTACTTAAGGGGTAATATCTAAAACAGCTTTCAGCCTTTTTACTTCCTTTTACCAGACTTACCTCCTGCATATGTTTTAAGCCCGTTTTCCTCAAAACAGGCTTAAAACACAAATCCCCGCTTCTTAATAAGAAGCGGGGATTTGAAAAAAGAATTACTGTCTCTTGCCTATTTCTTCAGGGCCGTGATGGTTTTAATGGTGCCATCGGGCTGGTAGGTCAATTCAGCTACTTTAATGTTACGCAGGTGCGTTTGGTTGGAGAGCTGGGTGTCATGGTAGAACAAGTACCACTTGCCTTTGAACTCTACAATAGAGTGGTGGTTAGTCCAGCCTTGCACGGGGTTCAGGAGCACGCCTTTGTAGGTGAAGGGGCCGGTAGGTGAATCACCAATAGCATAGGCAATGTTATGGGTGTCTCCGGTGGAATAAGAGAAGTAATATTTGCCATTGTACTTGTGCATCCAGGCGGCCTCAAAGAACCGTTTGTCATGGTTGGTAGCCTGGAACGGTTTGCCGTTCTCGTCCAGAATCTGCACGTCTTTCACCGGGCCTTCAAAGCCTAGCATATCAGCGCGCATTTTGGCCATTTTAGGAGCCAGGGCGTTGCCGGTGGCAGGTTCAGGGGTAGCGGTGGAGTCGTACTTGCCTTTGGCCCAGCGCTGCAACTGGCCGCCCCAGATTCCGCCAAAATACATGTAAGAGGTTCCGTCTGTGTCAGTGAAAACGGCGGGGTCAATGCTGTAGCTGCCGGCAATGGGCTTGGCTTCGGCTTTGAACGGACCGGTGGGCGAAGTGGAGGTGGCTACCCCAATTCTGAATACGTCCTGCTTGTCTTTCACCGGGAAATACAGGTAATACTTTCCGTTTTTGAAGGCCGCGTCTGGGGCCCAGAGTTGCCGCTTGGCCCACGGAATGTTTTTGATGTCCAGCGCCACGCCATGGTCGGTAACCTTGCCGCCTATGCTGTCCATGGAGAAGATATGGTAATCGCGCATGTCAAAGTGGTCGCCGTTGTCATTCTCCGGAGTGCCGGCCTCAATGTCATGCGAGGGGTAAATGTAGATCTTGTTGTTGAACACGTGGGCCGACGGGTCTGCGGTATAAATGTCGGTGACCAGGGGTTGGGACAGGTAGTTGGCCGTATCTGGCGCTGCAGCGGTGGTATCTGCCGTGGCGGTAGAGTCAGCGGACTCCGCGTCGGCGGTACCCAGGGGTCTCTTTTGTTCACAGGCAGAAGTCAGCACGGCAGCTGAAAGGGCCGCCATAACCAGGTAGCGGAAAGGTTG
This Rufibacter radiotolerans DNA region includes the following protein-coding sequences:
- a CDS encoding PorP/SprF family type IX secretion system membrane protein, which codes for MTKKIGAFLLSLLLTAPAWAQQRPQYSQYMINSYLLNPAITGMEDYTDVKIGTRQQWVGLEGAPKTYYVSAHTPLNKALKSVRVQGKGLSSTRTVNQNRFVQAYPHHGVGIQAIRDKTGPLSRTSVNLTYAYHLPITRTVTVAMGASAGLLRNSFNASEATFTNPNDPAITSDYINRNYLDFGLGTWIYSNQFFVGLAGAQLIKSDRDLNSGEEKITSAVLQRHYVGTVGYKFSVRNDLTLIPSVLVKITDPSPVTLDFNLRAVYADRVWVGGSYRNKDAFAIMTGVNISHIMDASYSYDYNTSPLNIANTGSHEIVLGLKLFNKGKVICPRWMH
- a CDS encoding glycoside hydrolase family 43 protein; protein product: MVQPQPFRYLVMAALSAAVLTSACEQKRPLGTADAESADSTATADTTAAAPDTANYLSQPLVTDIYTADPSAHVFNNKIYIYPSHDIEAGTPENDNGDHFDMRDYHIFSMDSIGGKVTDHGVALDIKNIPWAKRQLWAPDAAFKNGKYYLYFPVKDKQDVFRIGVATSTSPTGPFKAEAKPIAGSYSIDPAVFTDTDGTSYMYFGGIWGGQLQRWAKGKYDSTATPEPATGNALAPKMAKMRADMLGFEGPVKDVQILDENGKPFQATNHDKRFFEAAWMHKYNGKYYFSYSTGDTHNIAYAIGDSPTGPFTYKGVLLNPVQGWTNHHSIVEFKGKWYLFYHDTQLSNQTHLRNIKVAELTYQPDGTIKTITALKK